The following are encoded together in the Nymphaea colorata isolate Beijing-Zhang1983 chromosome 14, ASM883128v2, whole genome shotgun sequence genome:
- the LOC116267624 gene encoding glucan endo-1,3-beta-glucosidase 14-like yields the protein MVGEETWSVGDDGGLSPPTYPSSSIPIRLESSSFKVSSPGVFLPGFWSDIFRSFRLAMEFFLLSALLRLHHHRLFLLLLLLFVFSSGTLKVNAFTGTFGINYGRVADNLPAPESVVTLLKANRIKNVRIYDANHDVLKAFSKSGLEIVVGVANEYLKDMSVNEDSAMTWIKENVQTFLPDTHIVGIAVGNEILGGSDSELAEVLLPAVKNVYNAISRLQLTGTIQVWTPHSEAVFASSFPPSSCTFRDDVIQYMKPLLAFFSKTGAPFYVNAYPFLAYKSDPSNININYALFKSNAGVYDGKSNLHYDNMFDAQIDAAYFALEAAGYGDMEVRISETGWASKGDADEAGATLENARTYNFNLRKRLAKKKGTPYRPKRVVKAYIFALFNEDSKPGPTSERNFGLFKPDGSISYNIGFTGLKPSSASSSLLSLKSWTASYLGALLASALVLLLVL from the exons ATGGTTGGGGAAGAAACATGGAGTGTTGGAGACGACGGAGGCTTATCACCACCAACATACCCATCATCGTCGATTCCAATACGATTGGAATCGTCCTCCTTTAAGGTTTCCTCGCCCGGTGTTTTTCTTCCCGGATTTTGGAGCGACATCTTCCGCTCCTTCCGCCTTGCGATGGAGTTCTTTCTCCTCTCCGCCCTCCTCCgcctccaccaccaccgcctcttcctcctcctcctccttctgtttgttttctcttcaG GCACTCTGAAGGTGAACGCCTTTACTGGAACTTTTGGAATAAACTATGGTAGAGTAGCCGATAACTTGCCTGCTCCTGAAAGCGTGGTGACTCTTCTCAAGGCCAACAGGATAAAGAACGTAAGGATTTACGACGCCAATCATGATGTTCTCAAGGCATTCAGCAAGTCTGGGCTTGAGATTGTAGTCGGCGTGGCGAATGAGTACCTGAAAGATATGAGTGTGAACGAAGACAGTGCCATGACTTGGATCAAAGAGAACGTGCAGACCTTCCTGCCTGATACCCATATCGTTGGAATAGCGGTAGGAAATGAAATCTTGGGTGGAAGTGATTCGGAGCTTGCAGAGGTTCTCCTCCCTGCTGTTAAGAATGTATACAATGCCATCAGCAGGCTTCAGCTAACTGGCACCATTCAGGTCTGGACGCCGCATTCTGAGGCAGTCTTTGCATCATCCTTTCCTCCTTCATCCTGCACCTTCAGAGATGATGTAATTCAATATATGAAGCCCCTGTTAGCCTTCTTCTCCAAGACAGGAGCTCCCTTCTACGTCAATGCCTATCCATTTCTTGCCTACAAGTCTGATCCATCGAATATCAACATTAATTATGCACTATTCAAGTCAAATGCAGGGGTTTACGACGGGAAGTCAAATCTGCACTATGATaacatgtttgatgcacagatTGATGCTGCTTATTTTGCATTGGAAGCTGCTGGCTATGGGGACATGGAAGTCCGCATATCGGAGACTGGTTGGGCATCCAAGGGGGATGCTGATGAAGCTGGTGCCACGCTTGAGAATGCAAGGACCTATAACTTCAACCTAAGGAAGAGGcttgccaaaaagaaagggacacCATATCGGCCAAAGAGGGTGGTGAAGGCATATATATTCGCTTTATTCAACGAAGATTCAAAGCCTGGGCCAACCTCTGAAAGGAACTTTGGTCTGTTCAAACCTGATGGCAGCATTTCTTATAATATCGGATTTACTGGGTTGAAGCCTTCATCCGCCTCCTCATCTTTGCTATCTTTAAAG AGTTGGACCGCTTCATACTTGGGAGCCTTGTTGGCGAGTGCTCTGGTGTTGCTACTGGTGTTGTGA